One segment of Neoarius graeffei isolate fNeoGra1 chromosome 20, fNeoGra1.pri, whole genome shotgun sequence DNA contains the following:
- the tlcd3ba gene encoding TLC domain containing 3Ba, producing the protein MLSILAAGSIFFPGLFLLSKRCLKHAPGLKWSEADAVIVSARLVSSIQAVLASSAGFIIASSCEDIIEDQHWLTSTYILFAVPYFIYDIYAMFLCYWYKMQVKGHEEDAPKMSTAIRSYLWREFLMVLHHVVMVTVCFPVSVFWRQGKGDFFQGVMFLAELSTPSVCLGKILIQYKQQHTLLHKVNGAVMLITFFVCRVLLFPYLYYTYGRYADIPLYMVPLSIPWHCNMGAALLMAPQVYWFCLICRGAFRLFTRASRHHRPSVSRDSEPKTPIMPPANGYSPRDTEREPNTH; encoded by the exons ATGCTCAGCATCCTAGCAGCCGGCTCCATATTCTTCCCAGGCCTTTTCCTGCTGTCGAAGCGATGTCTGAAACACGCGCCAGGGCTGAAGTGGAGCGAGGCCGACGCTGTCATCGTCTCCGCAAG GCTAGTGTCCTCCATTCAAGCAGTCCTGGCTTCCTCAGCAGGGTTCATCATTGCATCATCATGTGAAGACATCATCGAGGACCA GCATTGGCTCACTAGCACCTACATCCTGTTTGCGGTCCCTTATTTTATCTATGACATTTATGCCATGTTCCTGTGCTACTGGTACAAGATGCAAGTCAAAGGTCACGAGGAGGACGCACCGAAAATGAGCACGGCCATTCGCAGCTACCTGTGGCGAGAGTTTCTCATGGTGCTTCATCATGTTGTCATGGTTACTGTCTGCTTCCCTGTGTCTGTG ttCTGGCGACAAGGAAAGGGGGATTTTTTCCAAGGTGTCATGTTCCTAGCTGAACTCAGCACTCCATCTGTTTGTCTGGGAAAAATACTCATTCAG TACAAGCAGCAGCACACTCTCCTTCATAAAGTTAACGGAGCAGTCATGCTGATCACTTTTTTCGTCTGTCGAGTTCTTCTCTTCCCCTACCTCTACTACACCTATGGCAG gTATGCGGATATCCCCCTGTACATGGTGCCGCTGTCCATTCCGTGGCACTGTAACATGGGTGCTGCTCTCCTCATGGCTCCTCAGGTGTACTGGTTCTGTCTGATCTGCAGAGGAGCCTTTCGCCTGTTCACCCGGGCTTCTCGCCATCATCGTCCCTCAGTCAGTAGGGACTCTGAGCCCAAAACCCCCATCATGCCTCCAGCCAATGGTTACAGCCCCCGTGACACAGAAAGAGAGCCTAACACACACTGA